DNA sequence from the Vicia villosa cultivar HV-30 ecotype Madison, WI linkage group LG3, Vvil1.0, whole genome shotgun sequence genome:
ACTCTCTCATCTCATCAAAGTTGTGTGGCATTTGGCAATGACTCTTTGGAGCCTATGCTGGAAAAGGACCCACATTATGAGGGAAAACATTTTTGGCAATGATTTTTTTCATCGTAATTTTTAGTGCTTGTTAACTAAATTTAAAGacctaaattttatattatagggATAAATATGTATTCTTATAAATATCTAAAATATTGATTTTGGtatctttaaatttaatttaataagttTTGGTACTAAACGTTTTGGGTCACAAATTTTGATTCTCATTGCATCCGCAATATTTAGATGCAAAATGAGCACCAAGGAGGTTAATGAACAAATGATGAATGTTCAGAACAAGAACTCATCATACTTTGTGGAATGGATCCCAAACAATGTCAAATCCAGTGTCTGTGATATTCCTCCAACAGGGTTGAAGATGGATTCGACATTCATCCGAAACTCCACATCTATTCAGGAAATGTTACACAAAGAGAGTGAGTAGTTCACTGTTATATTCTGGAGAAAAGCTTGCTTGCATTGGTACACAGGTGAAGGAATGAACGAGATGGACTTCACCGAGGCTAAGAGCAACATGAATGATTTGGTGGCAGAGTATCAACAATATCAAGATGCCATTGAGTATCAACAGAATTAAGAAATGGACTTCATGTTCCTTATATTTCAATTACTATGTCTGTAAAATTGGTTTTGGTCTATTTGCTTTTATGTGTGACCAATTGGTAGTTGAGAAAGATAGATTAAAtaatgaaaatttctttggccacctcccaaccttctagtccacctctgctgaaaaacccaaactattcctgacttcggaaatgcatttccgaaatgcaagaaaaaggtgttttcggagatacatctccgaaagcgccattttttaaaaaaaatttgacttatttcggaaatgcacttccgaaaacaccatttcggaagttcatttccgaaatattgcacgttttgcagattaagcaaaacagccccctccccccaaatcatttaccctaaaccaATATCAAACTCAACTCCTCTGAGATTTTCTGCtaacacacttccaaggctgcatcaaaggctccaatcaccttgctatactacatccaaaagccctcaaatcactcaaattgtaagttttatatttgttagatccatatttcaaatgcatgttaaggttgttttcaattgcataaatgatataggggtaggttgttagtagtatttaggttgtttagaagcattatgggttgttttgaagtttgattttggggtctgccattggaggttgcatagaagttctgcgcaggggtgtttcggaagttcatttccgaaaacacctccatcccagggcggtccagaggcagtcgccgtgatggagatgatcgtcactgatgcgggccgtgcggcggcatataggcggcagaggagggcccagggtgagagggttaggcacacccagtagtggtcgggtttatttattttttgttttcggattgtatctttagcacactatttttatttggatttggatcggcttgtatatattactttttttttatcatattagttttttctgtttatatgtcatttattttatttcccggtttcctttaattaaaaatacgagactgtgaaaaacataaaaaaaaaccagtttctgcataattcggaacttcatttccgaaaccccccaaaatctgaacaaaggtgttttcggaagttcatctccgaaaacaccccccatgaggtgttttcggagatgcacttccgaattgtggaaattttttaaaaaaaaaagtgcttcggaagttcatttccgaagcaggggtaatttgggtttttcgctgggggtgacccccatagggaggtggctaaagaaaaaacctaaataaTTCCTTCAAGCATCAATTTTGTTGTTAGAATTAAACatcaatatttgattcaaaatgATTGACATTATTGAATTCTATGAAATTTGGATGCTAAATTGATTTTTCACATACTTGCATGTCTTTATCATTTGATTTTACCATGATTATATTTATAATGAAAGTAGAAGAAatgttatattttgaaaaaaaaattaaataaccatgtttaataaaaaaaaaaaaaaaacaagttttcggggtatttaccaaactgtctaggtttgggaccggTTGAAAGTGAATGCGCCATTTGGTTTGGCGCATAAGTGTTAAAATTTGGtgaatgcgccaaaccatttggctaacACTAAAAAAGAAtgtgtttgcgccaaatggaatggcgcattaggctAACTTTTTTGCCCTaatagccaaaccatttggcgcattagggttgctctttttttttcattttttttattagttaagttatatatatatatatatatatatatatatatatatatatatatatatatatatatatatatatatatatatatatatatatatatattcaaatttccaattttttttattagttaagttatatatatatatcgacaAATTTTTTTtcgataaattttttttattagttaagttttatatatatatatatatatatatatatatatatatatatatatatcgataaATTTCCATTTGTCAAATTATTTTGTTAGTTTTGAAAATGTAGTGCACAAAACGTAAATTGGCATTTAATAATCGAAAACGAAACATCGGttacaattgattaaagaaacgaaacatcaatcacaaatgattAAAGAAACGATACATCGacacaattgattaaagaaaacaCAACAAAATGTTTAATGGCCTCCATCACCAAGATAACTATCTGTTACGCACCCTGGTCTTGTTATCACacgtttaccgcgatcgttgatGCCGCCGCGAAGATTAGCACCACCCCTTTCCCTAGCTCTACCCCTACCCCTACCCCTTCGTGCTTCTTGCTGGGTCTGTGTCACCGGGCCTGGAATTGGGTTGTCTCGTgggtcgctgtctatgaattcgtccaAGCCACCATAATTTTCCGGAAACCGAATGTTGTAAAATCGGTTACCCAAGCCCTCATAAGTGTTAAATTGTGGTGGTGGAGTGGGTTGGGGAAAGACTTCAGGTTCGTAGCACCCAACAGCACCAGAACTACCTTGATTAAAGCCGAATTGGTTCGACGGTGTTGCATAGCCAGAAGGGGTGCCACGGTGAGAGGATTCATCATGAGGATCATCGTCGGGACTTAGATGTAGGCTTGACGAACCGGGCGTAAGGTTTTGGCTGAACGATCTTGTGAACCCTGCAAACGCTGCAAATCCAAATGGTTGTGATAGGGTATGATATTGGCCCGCGGAATGATGGCGGTATTCAGCTTCCTGAAAAGGTTGAGACTGTGATTGGAACATATTTGGTTGTCGGTAGTTGCGGGCGGAACGGGATGGAgtattgaaaagattttgttgttgttgctgcagttgttgttgttgtagttgttgttgctgcagttgttgttgttgtagttgttggcgttgttgtaggcgttgttgttgtcgttgttgttgccgttgttgttgttgttgttgttgttgttcctcttcagCTTGTTGTGGGGGTAGGATGTAGTTGTGAGCACGGGGGTCAATTAAGTAGAACGGATCTGCAATAAACAAGTTAGGGGATGTAACcgtacgataccaactcatgtactcGGCGGACGGTTTCATCTCATGGTCATTGATcggtccttccacatctggcggtgatcgggtgcaaaatccttccagttttggtgaGTCCATTGATGGTTGACTCGTctgaggtgccacactcccaagtcaactggaGGGTCGGGTATACGTTGACGCATTCCGAACTGTAGCATGACCCGGTCACTATGATACATTTCGATGATGTTGTACCGGATCAGGCAACACTTTGTGGTCCAAatttctgcatcctgagctctaggctcaTGCTCGCATTCGAGATACGGTCTCCAtataaactgcatgcataagagttatacattatttcgggaaaatatttataaaaaaatacacttataaaagagaaaaagatTAGAGATAATACTTGATGGGGTCCTAGGTGATCAATCAGCTGGCagtacattgtgatatttgaccgcggattcagtttgaagtccatttttttcacgcAAAATCTACAACGTAAATATAATGATTTAGTTAGAGTGGAGTAGATCATAATCCACTAATTGTGCATGAAAAATATGGTATATTAAAAACTTACCTCAGTGCATACGGAAAGGTCCAACTGCCATTGTTAACCGGGGCCAttatgggcatcctccaccacccccacacctgcaccaacagagCGCAGCCATAGAATGTGCAAGAACCATTTTTTGAGTTCTTGCACAGTGATTGGTACACCATAACCAGCACTGTAGACCCCCAGCTATATAGACCAACTCTAGTAAAATCCATTAATAAACGAAGGTACATAAAATTAACAGTGTTACCGGTACTATCTGgaaacaaaacgtttccaattaGCAAGAGTAGGTAGCACCTGGTTTTCTGAAGTATGGTCTCTTGTGGAGACGCATCATCCATCCGAAAACTATCATAATAAAGCCTTAACCTCTTAAGATTAATACCCTGTCCCCTAGCACCAACTTGTCCCTCTATCAAGTCTATGCCAATTGCCTGAAAGCATAGTGAATTTGCCTGCATTACCTGGCCATTAATTGCCTTCCCGTCAACTGGAAGGCCTAGTAACATATGAACATCCTTcagggtgatggtgcactcccctgttggaagatggaaagtgtgtgtctccggcctccagcgttctagcaaCGCCAGAACAAATTTGTGATCAATAGAAGACTCAGCGATGGTGCTAATCGGTCCGAAACCAGCAACGTCCAAGTATGGTCTTATGCGGTCGTCCAGAGCGATGGTCGAGTGACTACGAGTCCGAACACGGCTGGCGTCCTGAATATAATTATGTATGCATAAGTAATCAGTTATTTCATAGGCTGGAAATAATTAACGTAATAGTAAAATACTTACATAGGCTGCGAAGTTCTCGGGGGTTCCTCGGTGCGTATCACCCATTGTTAAGAGAGACATGGTGGAGCACTGAAATCTGGAATTTGAAAGCTAAACGAGTAATGCGAGAGTAGATGAGTGAATGTGGTGAGAAATCCGCAGAGGTCATGGTAGTATATATATTGATGAGGCTTAAACGGTAACAAGCTGCATGTTGGACATGTCAACACATTCAAAGTTGCTAGGTGTTGCTTGTGCAGAAGTGGTTGGCATGCATGCAATTAACTTTCGGTGACATGCATGCAGAGCAGAACTAGGTGccagatagggttgcatgcatgcaGTATTAGGaggaatcgtttcaggaatcTTGCCAGGAATTGTTTCAGGAATCGATTCAGACGCATGCTAGGCTGCAGGAATCGTTTCGGACGCATGCGAAAGACTGAAATTATTAAGACGTTAACAGATGGGGACTATGTGGGGACCAGGTGGGGACCACATACCTTacatatgcgccaaatgaaatggcaagaattttcaaaattccttctaatgcgccattccatttggcgcatttcagttaaaaaaaacaactaatgcgccattccatttggcgcaaatgTTCAagcccttttttttttgaaaattagggtttacgtttTTTGTTGTAGAGGAAACCCTAATTGTGCTATAGACCTTAAGCCAGTCGTccgtccctctataaattagggtttcttgcgTTCATACGACCACACACACggaaaaaatgagatctcgaataaggccagatagcacgcACCGGACCTCTGAGCCTCCACCTCCTGTGAGGCGGTTTGACTATCAACCGGAATATCGTCGACGGAACGGGCACGTAATTTTCTcccccgtcaaacctcccatgcaggttATGTTTTGGAAAATCCATTCCATGGACCAACTTAAGAGAACCATCCTGAGGTTTTTGGACGGGGAGTACAGTCCCGGCGAAGAAATCAGATCGatcaagaggcttagaacaaggggtgGTGTTTTCCTTGAAAGACAacgttggtgggagactatggaagacAACATTCAATGCACTCAGATGATGGAGGACAGACATTGTTTTAATCGTTGTAATTTCCTAGATGCCGtagtttctttatcatttctgtaacttctgtaccgttcaatcaaatgctcttagcatatttcaatgaaatgatattttatcgtTACAAAGTTGCCAATgagtatttaagttattaataattaacaaaaaaatatcCCGCCATATTTACCCGCTAAAAAAAATTTGCCACAAGCGCTCTGCTCTTCTATAAATAGCggtgtgtgtgtggagttgaagtaatAACTCTTTTTTCTTCTTGCTACAAACACTTAAACATGAATTCAGTTTGGGCTGTAgttttttttgaggaaggtagcCACATGCGGGTTCGTCAACTGGATGGTCCAACCAGgaaagttaaacagatagattatcgttgtccatacattacgttgacggataataacccAGAAGGCACGTATATGTATTATTGGGATTGTgcgaaagacgatgtggacgtggatctaatgttttggacacacagtggagaagttaaccgaggcgtcgaaaatccacttgttcttgcagtgttacttgagtagtttagactaagtgttgttttatttgttgcaGTGTGATTTCATGTACTACCAGTTGTtctgtgttattttcttttttgcagtGTAATATCGTGTTCTACCGGTTGTTTCGTGTTGCAAACGCCGgatcatttaattaaaattaatgtggttgttgtgttagttgtgGTTGTCTGAACATAATTTTAACAtataagattatatatatatatataaaatataattttatatatatataaatatatatatatatatatatatatatatatatatatatatatatatatatatataagattatatatatataaaaatcagCGTGTgacagacatagatcagcgtgaCAGACATAaatcagcgtgcgtctgtctagtctcgtcaATTTGGAATCTTGTgacagacatagatcagcgtgcgtctgtctagtcGCGTCGTGTTGGAATCTTGTgacagacatagatcagcgtgcgtctgtctagtctcgtcaATTTGGAATCATGTgacagacatagatcagcgtACGTCTGTCTAGTCACGTCGTGTTGGAATCTTGTgacagacatagatcagcgtgcgtctgtctttTATGTTCAATTTGGAATCTTCGGACAGACATGTATCAGCGTGTGTGTGTCTTGAGACAATGCAAAGCTGTAAGATTTACCCTATATAAGACAAccaatattttctaaacattacAACACACACAATCAATATTGCCTACTCTGAAATTATAACACCCAAACACTAACCCGAAAAAATGGTTTCAACTACCCAATATCTTGTacatgcccatctaaacggtgagacttactcACATGAAATAgctggttttgtgatgagaaacacgTAGGTTGTGCCATTTTTGTTAAGCAAAAGAGCCACATTTACAtacttcattcagcgactacaagctaagattgcaatgggtcctattgctAGGGGTGGACATTAAAACACCATCCAATGATAACCGACCGGACCGAATCCGAAGATAAGCAAACGGTCGGTTTTATTCGGTTTAACGGATTGAACGGGTGAAACTAACGGTCTACTTAGGGTCTGCATGGTCGGGTTCGGATGGATTGATTGGGCCCGTCGGACCCCGAA
Encoded proteins:
- the LOC131657890 gene encoding LOW QUALITY PROTEIN: uncharacterized protein LOC131657890 (The sequence of the model RefSeq protein was modified relative to this genomic sequence to represent the inferred CDS: substituted 2 bases at 2 genomic stop codons); translated protein: MLLLASVKSISFIPSPVYQCKQAFLQNITVNYSLSLCNISXIDVEFRMNVESIFNPVGGISQTLDLTLFGIHSTKYDEFLFXTFIICSLTSLVLILHLNIADAMRIKICDPKRLVPKLIKLNLKIPKSIF